Proteins from one Paraburkholderia acidisoli genomic window:
- a CDS encoding DUF3562 domain-containing protein: MPQTQDLSQIVHSIAEETNTPEETVARIYADALDEYRAQARIQDYLPLFAARKVRAALRQKPH; encoded by the coding sequence ATGCCGCAAACCCAGGACCTCAGCCAGATCGTTCACTCCATCGCCGAGGAGACCAATACGCCCGAGGAAACCGTCGCGCGAATCTACGCCGACGCGCTCGACGAATATCGCGCGCAGGCCCGCATTCAGGACTATTTGCCGCTCTTCGCCGCGAGAAAGGTGCGCGCGGCGCTGCGGCAGAAGCCGCACTGA
- the tssM gene encoding type VI secretion system membrane subunit TssM, whose protein sequence is MKKLSFLMSRWFLALLVLVVVALLIGFLGPNVAFGGLKPLASVPMRVLVIALLLAGMLLWLKNLPTGFVLGPLLCLLIWYAAPLLSFGSHRPFEAASARAIAIALVIACYAIWGVWWLLQKMRSDEAFLRKALAFGDRKAVSPAADRLKDVEARINGALARLKAMRTGAKGVGRLFQGSRYLYEVPWYVSLGSNASGKTSALLNAGLPFPLGTASHRTTGSSAATKNVEWWLTNEAVLIDTAGHYTRHGTSMQMPGASALLGASAAQEANSSEAKADSTTASAKNDAAVARKRASPEDVERIDAAEWTGFLELLRRHRPRAPINGALVSINLDVLTAPDPAVRASEADTLRARLAELRMSLGIRFPVYVMITQMDRLPGFADYFASLTEETRAQMWGFTLPLSGTGAQANLAMRCEGELRQLATRLSSSVNTRLEDEYDTDRRRRLAALPEAFSALSTPLVELLAQLFLDSRYDDTQLHATLRGVYFTSAVQRGEAVVAEPLTIVQRLAQGLGENVALHATRAEGHLSYFLHDFFTKVVFPEAHLVSPNLRWEYRFRVLRILGHALAILLFAWLAIGLRTSFVNNNDYLETILHKTQTLAARVTQLYRDPKPEAVPDTLSEARYLPTLTGLDLSDPDSSYRYGLYSAPGVISASRGTYLALENNLLLPQIVHRMEDVMSRSIAAKDAKGTYDALRVYLMLYDKAKFNAADVKAWVLDDWAKTDSAAIFGGRATMIEHVQQLFTGDHVVQSPLIRNEALVQEARAFLDASNATQRLYDRAKADMQKEAPDEFTLLRAVGPQAGTVFTRASGAPLSRGVPGLFTFDGYRNLFDKHLREFAQAARDDDAWVMGRSYLGEAEKKTAELARPVTDADDPVTEAIRRLYLTEYALQWDAFLGDIRTVTGTSLSFNLQVLRQLAAPDSPLARLARAAVHETTLTQPIGTDGLLLQKGADPIGKKVDQALGIRAEERVERELVDSHFAALREMVTGNAEAASNAPGGAAAGNAAGKTGLDGVSSLLNDYYTALTVADNAINNNSLPPASDIAAKLKMSANTMPAPFRQVLLGLSMQGSREVNQGIGQLLSRQMQAVVSDTCRLTVEGNFPFAAESKRDVSIDDFTRVFAQGGVIDDFFTKNLAPFVDTTARPWRYRTLPGATEPVQGPDLEPFQHARDIRDVFFGDQGKQLAWKAEVRVPEMDPTIMNLSIDIDGQSTQYQHGPVTPFMVNWPGPRGGVHTEITASPRIRPETSTISADGPWALMRLVRKGEAVQTATPGRTRVAFDFDGRRAVLDIASAGSVANPLTSDVLTTFHCPSSMPMLSLPDSGPPAGLPPAGAPAMPVAGAALH, encoded by the coding sequence ATGAAGAAGTTGTCGTTTCTGATGTCGCGCTGGTTTCTCGCGCTGCTCGTCCTCGTCGTCGTCGCGCTGCTCATCGGGTTCCTCGGACCCAATGTGGCGTTCGGCGGCCTCAAGCCGCTCGCCAGCGTACCAATGCGCGTGCTCGTCATCGCGTTGCTGCTGGCGGGCATGCTGCTGTGGCTCAAAAATCTGCCCACCGGTTTCGTGTTGGGCCCGCTGCTGTGTCTGCTGATCTGGTACGCCGCACCGCTGCTGAGCTTCGGCAGCCATCGGCCGTTCGAGGCGGCCAGTGCGCGCGCGATCGCCATCGCCCTCGTGATCGCTTGCTATGCAATTTGGGGGGTGTGGTGGCTCTTGCAGAAAATGCGCAGCGATGAAGCCTTTCTTCGGAAAGCACTCGCGTTTGGCGACCGCAAGGCGGTGTCGCCTGCCGCCGACCGTCTCAAGGACGTCGAGGCGCGCATCAACGGCGCGCTCGCGCGTCTGAAGGCGATGCGCACGGGCGCGAAAGGCGTCGGCCGGCTGTTTCAGGGCAGCCGCTATCTTTATGAAGTGCCCTGGTACGTTTCGCTGGGCTCGAACGCCTCGGGCAAAACCAGTGCGCTGCTCAACGCCGGCCTCCCCTTCCCGCTCGGCACCGCCTCGCACCGCACGACTGGCTCGAGCGCGGCCACGAAGAACGTGGAATGGTGGCTCACCAACGAAGCCGTTCTGATCGACACGGCCGGCCATTACACGCGCCACGGCACGTCCATGCAGATGCCAGGCGCAAGCGCGTTGCTCGGAGCCTCGGCCGCCCAGGAAGCAAATTCGTCCGAAGCCAAAGCGGACAGCACGACCGCATCGGCAAAGAACGACGCTGCCGTAGCGCGTAAACGGGCGAGTCCGGAAGATGTCGAGCGCATCGACGCGGCGGAATGGACAGGCTTTCTCGAACTACTGCGACGCCATCGCCCGCGCGCGCCCATCAACGGGGCGCTCGTGTCGATCAACCTCGACGTGCTCACCGCGCCCGATCCCGCAGTTCGCGCCAGCGAAGCCGACACCTTGCGCGCCCGCCTCGCGGAATTGCGCATGTCGCTCGGCATTCGCTTTCCCGTCTATGTGATGATTACGCAGATGGACCGCCTGCCCGGCTTCGCCGACTACTTCGCCTCCCTGACCGAAGAAACGCGCGCGCAGATGTGGGGCTTCACATTGCCGCTCTCAGGCACTGGCGCGCAGGCCAATCTCGCCATGCGCTGCGAAGGGGAGTTGCGCCAGCTTGCCACGCGCCTTTCGAGCAGTGTCAACACGCGCCTCGAAGACGAATACGACACGGACCGCCGGCGCCGTCTCGCCGCGCTGCCCGAGGCGTTTTCCGCGTTGTCGACGCCGCTCGTCGAATTGCTCGCGCAACTCTTTCTCGATTCGCGCTACGACGACACGCAACTGCACGCCACGCTGCGCGGCGTGTACTTTACGAGCGCGGTCCAGCGCGGCGAAGCCGTCGTGGCCGAACCGCTCACGATCGTGCAGCGCCTCGCACAAGGGCTCGGCGAGAACGTCGCGCTGCACGCCACCCGCGCCGAAGGCCACTTGAGCTATTTCCTGCACGACTTCTTCACGAAAGTCGTGTTCCCGGAAGCGCATCTTGTCAGCCCGAATCTGCGCTGGGAATATCGTTTCCGCGTGCTGCGCATTCTCGGGCACGCGCTCGCCATCCTCCTGTTCGCGTGGCTCGCGATCGGTCTGCGTACGAGCTTCGTGAACAACAACGACTATCTCGAGACGATCCTGCACAAAACCCAGACACTCGCGGCCAGGGTCACGCAGCTTTATCGCGATCCCAAGCCCGAAGCCGTGCCGGATACGCTGAGCGAGGCGCGCTATTTGCCTACGCTCACCGGTCTCGATCTGTCCGACCCGGACAGTAGTTATCGCTACGGCCTGTACAGTGCCCCTGGCGTGATCAGCGCGAGCCGCGGCACCTATCTCGCGCTGGAAAACAACCTGCTGCTGCCGCAAATCGTTCATCGCATGGAGGACGTCATGTCGCGCTCGATCGCGGCGAAAGACGCAAAGGGCACGTACGACGCGCTGCGGGTTTATCTCATGCTCTACGACAAGGCGAAATTCAACGCCGCCGACGTGAAGGCATGGGTGCTCGACGACTGGGCCAAAACCGACAGCGCGGCGATCTTCGGCGGTCGCGCCACGATGATCGAGCACGTTCAGCAGTTGTTCACGGGCGACCACGTCGTACAGTCGCCGTTGATCCGCAACGAGGCGCTCGTTCAGGAAGCGCGCGCTTTCCTCGATGCGAGCAACGCGACGCAGCGGCTCTACGATCGCGCGAAGGCGGACATGCAAAAAGAGGCGCCCGACGAATTCACGCTGCTGCGCGCGGTGGGTCCGCAAGCGGGCACGGTCTTCACGCGAGCGAGCGGCGCGCCGCTGTCGCGCGGTGTGCCGGGCCTCTTCACGTTCGACGGCTATCGCAACCTGTTCGACAAACACCTGCGCGAATTCGCCCAGGCGGCGCGCGACGACGACGCCTGGGTCATGGGACGCTCGTATCTGGGCGAAGCTGAAAAAAAAACGGCTGAGTTAGCCCGCCCGGTGACGGATGCCGACGATCCCGTCACCGAGGCCATTCGCCGTCTCTATCTGACCGAGTACGCGCTGCAATGGGACGCGTTCCTCGGCGACATCCGCACGGTGACGGGCACGAGCCTCTCGTTCAACCTCCAGGTGCTGCGCCAACTGGCGGCGCCCGATTCGCCGCTCGCGCGGCTCGCGCGCGCCGCCGTGCACGAGACCACGCTCACGCAGCCCATCGGTACCGACGGACTTTTGCTCCAGAAAGGCGCCGACCCGATCGGCAAGAAAGTCGACCAGGCGCTCGGCATTCGCGCCGAAGAGCGGGTGGAGCGCGAACTGGTCGATAGCCACTTCGCCGCGCTGCGCGAAATGGTGACGGGCAACGCCGAAGCCGCGAGCAATGCGCCAGGCGGTGCGGCCGCCGGCAACGCGGCGGGCAAGACGGGCCTCGACGGCGTGTCCAGTCTGCTCAACGACTATTACACCGCGCTCACCGTCGCCGACAACGCGATCAACAACAACAGCCTGCCGCCCGCGAGCGACATCGCCGCGAAGCTCAAGATGTCAGCCAACACGATGCCCGCGCCGTTCCGCCAGGTGCTGCTCGGTTTGTCGATGCAAGGTTCGCGCGAAGTGAATCAGGGCATCGGTCAATTGCTCTCGCGCCAGATGCAGGCCGTGGTGAGCGATACGTGCCGCCTCACCGTCGAAGGCAATTTTCCGTTCGCCGCCGAGAGCAAGCGCGACGTCAGCATCGACGACTTCACTCGCGTGTTCGCACAAGGTGGCGTGATCGACGACTTCTTCACGAAGAATCTCGCGCCGTTCGTCGATACGACCGCGAGGCCTTGGCGCTATCGCACGCTGCCGGGCGCAACGGAGCCCGTGCAAGGGCCGGACCTCGAACCGTTCCAGCATGCGCGCGACATTCGCGACGTGTTCTTCGGCGATCAGGGCAAGCAACTCGCGTGGAAGGCCGAAGTGCGCGTGCCCGAAATGGATCCCACGATCATGAATCTGTCGATCGACATCGACGGGCAGAGCACGCAGTATCAGCACGGTCCTGTGACGCCGTTCATGGTGAACTGGCCCGGCCCGCGCGGCGGCGTGCATACCGAAATCACCGCGAGCCCGCGCATTCGCCCGGAGACATCGACGATTTCCGCCGACGGTCCGTGGGCGCTCATGCGTCTCGTGCGTAAGGGCGAAGCCGTGCAAACCGCCACGCCGGGACGCACGCGCGTCGCGTTCGACTTCGACGGTCGCCGGGCGGTGCTCGACATCGCGAGCGCGGGTAGCGTGGCGAACCCGCTCACGAGCGACGTGCTCACGACCTTCCACTGCCCAAGCTCGATGCCGATGCTAAGTCTGCCGGACAGCGGTCCGCCGGCCGGCCTGCCGCCAGCGGGCGCACCCGCGATGCCGGTCGCCGGCGCCGCGTTGCACTGA
- the dapA gene encoding 4-hydroxy-tetrahydrodipicolinate synthase translates to MSQSATPSSAAPARFAGIWIPLVTPFNAGAVDHAALDALVRHYVKADVAGFVALGTTGEPATLDDREQDAVLATVLAAAGDLPVVVGVSGNHTASVCERVAALNAQPVAGVLAAAPYYIRPSQAGVIGHFAAIADASRQPVIVYDIPARTGVSIALPSLLELAAHERIVAVKDCGGSLDKTLGLIADGRMDVLCGEDLEMFGALCAGASGAIAATAHLRPERFVAMAQALREGRLGDARAIWFTLVPLVRAAFAEPNPGPVKAALASIGLMRNELRAPMTCVSGELEETLARLLA, encoded by the coding sequence ATGTCTCAGTCTGCCACGCCGTCGTCCGCCGCACCCGCCAGGTTCGCGGGAATCTGGATTCCGCTCGTCACGCCGTTCAATGCGGGCGCCGTCGATCATGCGGCGCTCGACGCGCTCGTGCGGCATTACGTGAAAGCGGACGTCGCCGGTTTCGTCGCGCTCGGCACGACGGGCGAGCCGGCCACGCTCGACGATCGCGAGCAGGACGCGGTGCTCGCCACGGTGCTCGCCGCGGCGGGGGATTTGCCCGTGGTGGTGGGCGTGAGCGGCAACCATACGGCGAGCGTGTGCGAACGCGTCGCGGCGCTCAATGCGCAACCTGTCGCCGGTGTGCTGGCTGCGGCGCCGTACTACATCCGGCCGTCGCAGGCGGGCGTGATCGGCCATTTCGCGGCCATCGCCGACGCGAGCCGCCAGCCCGTGATCGTCTATGACATTCCGGCGCGCACGGGCGTAAGCATCGCGTTGCCGAGCCTGCTCGAACTTGCGGCGCACGAGCGCATCGTCGCGGTGAAGGATTGCGGCGGCTCGCTCGACAAGACGCTGGGGTTGATCGCCGATGGCCGGATGGACGTGCTGTGCGGCGAGGATCTGGAGATGTTCGGCGCGCTGTGCGCCGGCGCGAGCGGCGCGATCGCGGCCACGGCGCATTTGCGGCCCGAGCGTTTCGTGGCGATGGCGCAGGCGCTGCGCGAAGGTCGTCTGGGCGACGCGCGCGCGATCTGGTTCACGCTCGTGCCGCTCGTGCGTGCCGCGTTCGCGGAACCGAATCCCGGTCCCGTGAAGGCGGCGCTGGCGTCCATCGGCCTCATGCGCAACGAACTGCGCGCGCCGATGACGTGCGTGAGCGGTGAACTGGAGGAAACGCTCGCGCGGCTGCTGGCCTGA
- a CDS encoding bactofilin family protein has product MFSNKKKPQQPAIEQTKLATLIAQDITITGSLEYADGLRLDGRVQGNVTGKSGAKTLLVLSERGAIEGNVHGYDIVVNGRIHGDVIADHFVELQANAHVVGNIYYQQLQMDCGASVDGKLAKRDPNDVPSLYLDAPEVEVLPRE; this is encoded by the coding sequence ATGTTCAGCAACAAAAAGAAGCCTCAGCAACCCGCCATCGAGCAAACCAAGCTGGCGACGTTGATCGCTCAGGACATCACGATCACGGGCAGCCTCGAATATGCCGATGGCCTGCGCCTCGACGGCCGCGTGCAAGGCAACGTCACCGGCAAGTCCGGCGCGAAGACGCTGCTTGTGCTGAGCGAGCGCGGCGCGATCGAAGGCAACGTGCACGGTTACGACATCGTCGTGAACGGGCGCATTCATGGCGACGTGATCGCCGATCATTTCGTCGAACTGCAGGCGAACGCGCACGTGGTGGGCAACATCTACTATCAGCAATTGCAGATGGATTGCGGCGCGTCGGTCGACGGCAAACTCGCGAAGCGCGATCCCAACGACGTGCCGAGTCTCTATCTCGACGCGCCCGAAGTCGAAGTTCTGCCGCGCGAGTGA
- a CDS encoding aspartate carbamoyltransferase encodes MSVPQQAFLRDAMRRLNMTRDVFASRIGVSRRALDTWLLPEESAESRAMPEIVERFVSEIVGNGEVRESYTQSVDPRSLASQIQVEGKPQLLSVDQFSRDSVEALFRVADIMQPIARRRKISRVLEGAVLGNLFFEASTRTRVSFGSAFCRLGGSVCDTTGFTFSSMAKGESIYDTSRVMAGYVDAMVIRHPDQGSVAEFARAVNIPVINGGDGPGEHPSQALLDLYTIQREFSRLGKIVDGAHIALVGDLKYGRTVHSLVKLLALYRGIKFTLISPPMLEMPAYIVDKISTNGHVVEQTTDLKAGLRGADVVYATRIQKERFTDESFEGYTPDFQINQAMMDECCGPDTLVMHPLPRDSRPGANDLSTDLNHDPRLAIFRQTDNGIPVRMAIFAVLLGVDNLVQHSMRDAAWRPPAYLGPDDAVFHGID; translated from the coding sequence ATGAGCGTTCCGCAACAAGCCTTCCTCCGCGACGCCATGCGGCGTCTGAACATGACCCGCGACGTGTTCGCGAGCCGCATCGGCGTGTCGCGCCGGGCGCTCGACACGTGGTTGCTGCCGGAGGAATCGGCGGAATCGCGGGCCATGCCGGAAATCGTCGAACGTTTCGTGTCGGAAATCGTGGGCAACGGCGAGGTGCGTGAAAGCTATACGCAAAGCGTAGATCCGCGCTCGCTCGCCAGCCAGATCCAGGTCGAAGGCAAGCCGCAGTTGTTGTCCGTCGATCAGTTCTCGCGCGACTCGGTGGAAGCGCTGTTCCGCGTGGCCGACATCATGCAGCCCATCGCGCGCCGCCGGAAAATCTCGCGCGTGCTCGAAGGCGCCGTGCTCGGCAACCTGTTCTTCGAGGCGAGCACGCGTACCCGCGTGAGCTTCGGCTCGGCGTTCTGCCGGCTCGGCGGTTCGGTGTGCGACACGACCGGCTTCACGTTCTCCTCGATGGCCAAGGGCGAATCGATCTACGACACGAGCCGCGTGATGGCCGGCTACGTGGACGCGATGGTGATTCGGCATCCTGATCAAGGCTCGGTGGCGGAATTCGCGCGCGCCGTGAACATTCCCGTGATCAACGGCGGCGACGGTCCCGGCGAGCACCCGAGCCAGGCGCTGCTCGATCTCTACACGATCCAGCGCGAGTTTTCCCGGCTGGGCAAGATCGTCGATGGCGCGCATATCGCGCTCGTCGGCGACCTCAAGTACGGCCGCACGGTGCATTCGCTCGTGAAGCTGCTCGCGCTGTATCGCGGCATCAAGTTCACGCTCATCTCGCCGCCGATGCTCGAAATGCCGGCCTACATCGTCGACAAGATCTCGACCAACGGTCACGTGGTCGAGCAAACCACCGACCTCAAGGCCGGCCTGCGCGGCGCCGACGTCGTGTACGCCACGCGCATCCAGAAAGAGCGCTTCACCGACGAATCGTTCGAAGGCTACACGCCCGACTTCCAGATCAATCAGGCGATGATGGACGAATGCTGCGGCCCGGACACGCTCGTCATGCACCCGCTGCCGCGCGATAGCCGCCCCGGCGCGAACGATCTCTCGACCGATCTGAATCACGATCCGCGCCTCGCGATCTTCCGCCAGACCGACAACGGCATTCCCGTGCGCATGGCGATCTTCGCGGTGCTGCTCGGCGTGGACAATCTCGTGCAGCATTCGATGCGCGACGCGGCGTGGCGTCCGCCCGCGTACCTCGGTCCGGACGACGCCGTGTTTCATGGCATCGACTGA
- a CDS encoding DotU/TssL family secretion system protein: protein MKPTGPTQGYAGSAEVAPSYAARVRAAERAGQPLLEAARPLLQALRDTPAELTPDAVLARRQWLLSEARLFERVCAGLRVPRADADTARYCLCSALDEAAMQTAWGHGGSSGDEWSANGIATTLGYDRQGGDRVFALIEAATREPDRHADLLAVLQQIIESGFAGRYRFATDGAAKLGAVRARLGVTERSQANSERARPKAREAEARRSFVDEALANLLAACEEPRKPPRPEPSVRAPTHHEAAKLGAKDKAEDVPFAMRRATPRASEPRRHSVNAFIVGLLVAALLAASCYAAWRWTHHDDVPTDTAAIATLAHAIEAALPYEFANQAITIDARADHRAFALRVEGMFAPGKAVLTPSAETTIGEIGKAIAASASPLRVRLIGHTDNLPFESKTGLSNEALSTLRAQTVMKQLADAGVALDTMSASGSGEASPLDDNRTLEGRARNRRVEIVVESRQ from the coding sequence ATGAAACCGACTGGGCCGACCCAAGGCTACGCGGGCAGCGCCGAGGTCGCGCCCTCCTACGCGGCACGCGTGCGCGCGGCCGAACGCGCCGGGCAACCGCTGCTCGAAGCCGCCCGCCCGCTGCTGCAGGCCCTGCGCGATACGCCCGCCGAACTGACGCCCGATGCGGTGCTCGCGCGCCGTCAATGGCTGTTGAGCGAAGCGCGGCTGTTCGAGCGCGTCTGCGCCGGCTTGCGCGTGCCTCGCGCCGATGCCGACACCGCACGCTATTGCCTCTGCTCCGCGCTCGACGAAGCGGCAATGCAGACCGCGTGGGGCCACGGCGGCTCGTCGGGCGACGAATGGAGCGCGAACGGTATCGCCACCACGCTCGGCTACGACCGGCAAGGCGGCGACCGCGTCTTTGCGCTCATCGAAGCCGCGACGCGCGAGCCCGATCGACATGCCGATCTGCTCGCGGTGCTTCAGCAGATCATCGAGAGCGGCTTCGCGGGCCGTTATCGCTTCGCAACCGACGGCGCCGCGAAACTCGGCGCCGTGCGGGCACGTCTGGGCGTGACGGAGCGCTCGCAGGCCAACAGCGAACGCGCGAGGCCGAAAGCGCGCGAAGCGGAAGCCCGGCGTTCATTCGTCGACGAGGCGCTCGCCAACTTGCTTGCCGCCTGCGAAGAGCCGCGCAAGCCGCCTCGGCCGGAACCGTCGGTACGTGCGCCAACGCATCATGAAGCAGCGAAGCTTGGGGCGAAAGACAAGGCCGAAGACGTCCCTTTCGCCATGCGACGTGCGACGCCGCGCGCTAGCGAGCCGCGCAGGCATAGCGTGAACGCATTCATCGTGGGCTTGCTGGTCGCGGCGTTGCTTGCCGCGTCGTGCTACGCCGCGTGGAGATGGACTCATCACGATGACGTCCCGACCGACACGGCCGCTATCGCCACACTCGCACACGCGATCGAGGCGGCGTTGCCGTACGAGTTCGCGAACCAAGCCATCACAATCGACGCACGCGCCGATCACCGCGCGTTTGCCCTGCGCGTGGAAGGCATGTTCGCGCCGGGTAAAGCGGTACTGACGCCCTCGGCCGAAACCACCATCGGCGAAATCGGCAAGGCGATAGCCGCCTCGGCGAGCCCGTTGCGCGTGCGCTTGATCGGCCACACCGACAACTTGCCGTTCGAGAGCAAGACCGGCTTGTCGAACGAGGCGCTGTCCACGCTGCGCGCTCAAACGGTCATGAAGCAACTCGCCGACGCCGGCGTAGCGCTGGACACGATGAGCGCGAGCGGCAGCGGCGAAGCATCGCCGCTCGACGACAATCGCACGCTCGAAGGCCGCGCGCGCAACCGGCGCGTCGAGATCGTCGTCGAATCAAGACAATAG
- a CDS encoding ArsR/SmtB family transcription factor: MNSPTPTIDVDAICKALANPVRREILASLREPQKHFGDQELTLDHGVCAGRIDAYCALSQSTVSAHLAALQKAGLVTSKRVGQWVFFKRNEPVIEAFIAHMNAQL, translated from the coding sequence ATGAATTCACCCACGCCAACCATCGACGTCGACGCGATCTGCAAAGCGCTCGCCAATCCCGTGCGCCGGGAGATTCTCGCGAGCCTGCGCGAGCCGCAGAAGCATTTCGGCGACCAGGAACTGACGCTCGACCACGGCGTCTGCGCCGGCCGCATCGACGCCTATTGCGCGCTCTCGCAGTCCACGGTGTCCGCGCATCTGGCCGCCTTGCAGAAGGCCGGTCTCGTCACGTCGAAACGCGTCGGCCAATGGGTGTTCTTCAAGCGCAACGAGCCTGTCATCGAAGCCTTCATCGCTCACATGAACGCGCAGCTCTAA
- a CDS encoding alkene reductase, translating to MATLFDPIQIGDLTLPNRIIMAPLTRQRAGEARVPNELMARYYAERASAGLIVSEATSVTPQGVGYAETPGIWSQEQVDGWKIVTEAVHAAGGRIFLQLWHVGRISDPVFLDGNLPVAPSAIAAQGFVSLVRPQREYVVPRALDTEEVTGVIAAFRQGAVNAKAAGFDGVEIHAANGYLIDQFLQDSTNKRTDAYGGSIENRARLLLEIADACIDVWGAGRVGVHLAPRGDAHTMGDSNPAATFGYVARELGQRKIAFLFAREALGDNRLGPQLKGEFGGPYIANEKFSLETAQAVVAAGEADAVAWGQLFIANPDLPRRFELNAPLNQPNPQTYYARGELGYTDYPSMENAA from the coding sequence ATGGCAACGCTTTTCGACCCCATCCAGATCGGCGACCTCACGCTGCCGAACCGCATCATCATGGCTCCGCTCACGCGTCAGCGCGCGGGCGAAGCACGCGTGCCGAACGAACTGATGGCGCGCTATTACGCCGAGCGCGCCTCGGCGGGCCTGATCGTCAGCGAAGCGACGTCCGTCACGCCGCAAGGCGTCGGTTACGCGGAAACGCCGGGCATCTGGTCGCAGGAACAGGTCGATGGCTGGAAGATCGTCACCGAAGCCGTGCACGCCGCGGGCGGCCGCATCTTCCTGCAGCTGTGGCACGTGGGCCGCATTTCGGACCCCGTGTTCCTCGACGGCAATCTCCCGGTCGCGCCCAGCGCGATCGCCGCGCAAGGCTTCGTGAGTCTCGTGCGTCCGCAGCGCGAATACGTCGTGCCGCGCGCGCTCGACACGGAAGAAGTCACGGGCGTGATCGCCGCGTTCCGCCAGGGCGCGGTAAACGCGAAAGCGGCCGGCTTCGACGGCGTCGAGATTCACGCCGCGAACGGTTACCTGATCGACCAGTTCCTGCAGGACAGCACCAACAAGCGCACCGACGCGTACGGCGGCTCGATCGAAAACCGCGCGCGCCTGCTGCTCGAAATCGCCGATGCCTGCATCGACGTGTGGGGCGCCGGTCGCGTGGGCGTGCACCTCGCGCCGCGCGGCGACGCGCACACGATGGGCGACTCGAACCCGGCGGCAACGTTCGGTTACGTCGCGCGCGAACTCGGTCAACGCAAAATTGCGTTCCTGTTCGCCCGCGAAGCGCTCGGCGACAACCGACTCGGCCCGCAATTGAAGGGTGAATTCGGCGGCCCGTACATCGCCAACGAAAAGTTCTCGCTCGAAACGGCGCAGGCCGTGGTCGCCGCTGGCGAAGCCGACGCGGTTGCCTGGGGCCAGTTGTTCATCGCGAATCCGGATCTGCCGCGCCGCTTCGAGCTGAACGCGCCGCTCAACCAGCCGAATCCGCAGACGTATTACGCGCGCGGCGAACTGGGTTACACCGATTACCCGTCGATGGAAAACGCGGCGTAA
- a CDS encoding M23 family metallopeptidase, with translation MKLPWSDTADDLTKGDLRFVTHHAARRKAVALACAAAVLSLAAGIAIGHFTARGPGAVRGPAGAEQHHYVVGEIGRMDASIALLDPRIERLAARLAELRKFDERLRAQTPRGGVPTVTAPARSGDEDADHDHDAEGGPSLPPRECREASAARANARTVSGELDCMSATLAALEAATAEHEAAWAAYPGRRPVDGGRNGSPFGNRIDPFTHRLSFHPGVDLVAPTGTRILAAAGGRVIFAGQKAGYGNAVEIDHGNGYVTRYGHASKIDVEVGQIVLPREHIADVGSTGRSTGPHLHFEVLIKGQPVNPTEYLALFANPIDG, from the coding sequence ATGAAGTTGCCATGGTCGGACACCGCCGACGATCTCACGAAGGGAGATCTCCGTTTCGTCACGCATCACGCGGCGCGCCGCAAGGCGGTCGCGCTCGCGTGCGCGGCCGCCGTGCTTTCGCTGGCGGCCGGGATTGCCATCGGCCATTTCACCGCGCGCGGGCCGGGCGCCGTGAGAGGACCCGCGGGCGCCGAGCAGCATCATTACGTGGTGGGCGAAATCGGCCGCATGGATGCGTCGATCGCGCTGCTCGATCCGCGTATCGAGCGGCTCGCCGCGCGGCTCGCCGAGTTGCGCAAGTTCGACGAGCGTCTGCGCGCGCAAACGCCGCGCGGCGGCGTGCCCACGGTGACGGCGCCCGCGCGTTCTGGCGACGAAGACGCCGACCACGATCACGACGCGGAAGGCGGCCCGTCTCTCCCGCCGCGCGAATGCCGGGAGGCTTCGGCGGCGCGGGCGAACGCACGCACCGTGAGCGGCGAACTCGACTGCATGAGCGCGACGCTTGCCGCGCTCGAAGCCGCGACCGCCGAACACGAGGCGGCATGGGCCGCGTACCCGGGGCGCCGCCCGGTGGACGGCGGCCGCAACGGCTCGCCGTTCGGCAATCGCATTGACCCGTTCACGCACCGGCTGAGCTTTCATCCGGGCGTCGATCTGGTCGCGCCCACCGGCACGCGCATACTCGCGGCCGCGGGCGGTCGCGTGATCTTCGCGGGACAGAAGGCGGGTTACGGCAACGCGGTCGAGATCGATCACGGCAACGGCTATGTCACGCGCTACGGCCACGCTTCGAAGATCGACGTCGAAGTCGGGCAGATCGTGCTGCCGCGCGAGCATATCGCCGACGTGGGCTCGACGGGGCGTTCGACCGGTCCGCATCTGCATTTCGAAGTGCTCATCAAAGGGCAGCCCGTGAACCCCACCGAATATCTGGCGCTCTTTGCGAATCCGATCGATGGCTGA